A single genomic interval of Halobacillus halophilus DSM 2266 harbors:
- a CDS encoding SDR family NAD(P)-dependent oxidoreductase — protein sequence MSTVFITGAGSGLGRALAHQYGAAGYRVIVTGRTEKKLLVVQSEIEEKGGQAEAIVCDVTEPASISEALRQVDDLDVLINNAGLGIFGELHTYTKQQMDDMWTTNVRGTMLVTQAAYPKLKEANGRVLNIISTAGLRGKKNESVYCASKFAVKGFTESLQKEWEEEPLTATSVFMGGMNTPFWEESTHVSNPDQLKGPEGVAEQIYNEDDGRKEIIIDQ from the coding sequence ATGAGTACCGTATTCATTACTGGCGCCGGATCAGGACTAGGCAGGGCATTGGCCCACCAGTACGGAGCTGCCGGATACAGAGTCATCGTTACCGGGCGCACAGAGAAAAAGTTATTAGTTGTACAGAGTGAAATTGAAGAAAAAGGAGGACAGGCAGAAGCTATTGTCTGTGATGTGACGGAACCAGCCTCTATTTCAGAGGCATTACGTCAGGTCGATGATTTAGATGTACTGATCAATAATGCCGGGCTTGGAATATTTGGCGAACTCCATACGTACACGAAACAGCAAATGGATGACATGTGGACGACCAATGTCCGCGGTACCATGTTAGTGACTCAAGCCGCCTATCCTAAACTAAAGGAAGCAAATGGAAGAGTACTGAACATTATCTCTACGGCCGGACTGCGCGGGAAGAAAAATGAAAGTGTTTATTGTGCCAGTAAATTTGCCGTTAAAGGATTTACAGAGAGTCTGCAGAAAGAGTGGGAAGAAGAACCCTTGACCGCCACTTCCGTCTTTATGGGCGGCATGAATACACCTTTCTGGGAAGAGTCCACTCACGTCTCCAATCCTGATCAGCTAAAGGGACCTGAAGGCGTAGCTGAACAAATTTATAACGAAGATGATGGACGGAAGGAAATTATTATCGACCAGTAA
- a CDS encoding YpzG family protein produces MGKKNFRPSASPFYAHRGVKHLSNKVNGETEQTQSDIITEVQAKKRM; encoded by the coding sequence GTGGGTAAGAAAAACTTTAGACCAAGTGCCTCGCCTTTCTACGCTCATAGAGGGGTTAAGCACTTAAGTAATAAAGTAAATGGCGAAACAGAACAAACGCAGTCTGATATCATTACTGAAGTTCAAGCTAAAAAACGCATGTAA
- the sspK gene encoding small acid-soluble spore protein K, whose protein sequence is MRNKSKNFPNVKMTHSPDDQSDMLALRPNGTINNQPQERAAKSRERDVNQIGRNRRG, encoded by the coding sequence ATGCGTAATAAGTCTAAAAACTTTCCGAATGTAAAAATGACACACTCACCGGATGATCAAAGCGATATGCTCGCTTTACGTCCAAATGGAACTATTAATAACCAGCCGCAAGAGCGGGCGGCTAAGTCCAGAGAACGTGACGTTAACCAGATCGGGAGGAATCGCCGTGGGTAA
- a CDS encoding phosphocarrier protein HPr — protein MKEHSMKITAADGVHARPATALVQVAGKYQSEVNLEYKGKSVNMKSIMGVMSLGIPNGAEIKFTAEGSDEDEAVEAVAAKAKEEGLGE, from the coding sequence ATGAAGGAACATTCTATGAAAATAACTGCGGCTGACGGCGTACACGCTCGTCCAGCAACAGCACTTGTACAAGTAGCTGGAAAGTATCAATCTGAAGTAAACCTTGAGTATAAAGGAAAATCCGTTAACATGAAATCCATTATGGGTGTAATGTCCTTAGGTATTCCAAACGGTGCTGAGATTAAATTCACCGCTGAAGGTTCTGACGAAGACGAAGCTGTAGAAGCTGTTGCAGCTAAAGCGAAAGAAGAAGGTCTTGGCGAGTAA
- a CDS encoding YfhJ family protein, whose protein sequence is MNEIFERLADQLYYKNGHMTIEEARTWVELLWEDFDSTRAKAGYDYQGKQVTEQIVTRWIENYGPKLHEYVATNPKYQELFEKKRRMH, encoded by the coding sequence ATGAATGAAATATTTGAGCGATTAGCTGATCAGCTCTATTATAAAAACGGTCATATGACGATAGAAGAAGCAAGAACCTGGGTGGAGTTACTATGGGAAGATTTTGATTCCACAAGGGCAAAGGCCGGGTACGATTATCAAGGAAAGCAAGTGACTGAACAGATTGTTACACGCTGGATTGAAAACTATGGACCCAAACTTCATGAATATGTCGCTACAAATCCTAAATACCAGGAACTTTTTGAGAAAAAAAGACGCATGCATTGA
- a CDS encoding YfhH family protein, whose product MERRFSDMSQEELRQEIADLTEKAQKAEQFGMVNEFAVHERKIIMAKSYMINPRDFGPGELYEIEGDPENTFYIQYMNGVFAWGYRRNQAGVKVTEESEEALPISMLGQKIENK is encoded by the coding sequence ATGGAACGTCGATTTAGTGATATGAGTCAGGAAGAATTAAGGCAGGAAATTGCTGACTTGACGGAGAAAGCGCAGAAAGCTGAACAATTCGGCATGGTTAATGAGTTTGCGGTACATGAGCGTAAAATCATCATGGCTAAATCATATATGATTAATCCAAGGGACTTTGGACCGGGGGAACTTTATGAAATTGAAGGCGACCCTGAGAACACCTTTTATATTCAATATATGAATGGAGTATTCGCATGGGGGTATCGCCGTAATCAAGCCGGCGTTAAAGTGACGGAAGAATCAGAAGAGGCTCTTCCAATATCCATGTTAGGACAAAAAATAGAGAATAAGTAA
- a CDS encoding metal-dependent hydrolase gives MDTGTHVVMGVALGGIATLDPVVQSDPALFNAVLIGTLVGSQAPDCDTVLKLKDNATYIRHHRGITHSVPAVLLWGLSIPSLIYLFTPEVSFLHLWLWTFLAVILHVFVDIFNAYGTQAYRPFTNRWVAYGFINTFDPYIFILHLAGIVAWNLGADPGLMWLLIYFVIAVYYVKRYFDKREMVRLINENFDQVEQIATSPTIQQNIWRIAITTPTNYYVGRAENGHITILDKFVNKPINYEDPVVQKALTDHNIKAFLSFSPVYRYEITYFDEYTEVRFIDLRYRSKGRYPFVALAQIDDEHGDDLKILNSYTGWVFTEEKLQNKVSPIPESKG, from the coding sequence ATGGACACCGGCACACATGTGGTCATGGGTGTGGCACTCGGAGGGATCGCTACACTTGATCCAGTCGTCCAATCCGACCCTGCTTTATTCAATGCCGTATTAATCGGGACCTTAGTCGGTTCTCAAGCCCCCGATTGTGATACTGTATTGAAGTTAAAAGATAATGCGACCTATATCAGACACCATAGAGGAATTACCCACTCCGTTCCCGCGGTTCTTTTGTGGGGACTCAGTATTCCGAGCCTCATCTATTTATTCACCCCTGAAGTGAGTTTTCTACATCTATGGCTATGGACTTTCCTAGCTGTTATCTTGCACGTTTTTGTGGATATTTTCAATGCATATGGAACTCAGGCTTACCGGCCCTTTACCAACAGGTGGGTGGCTTATGGATTTATCAACACATTTGACCCTTATATTTTCATTCTGCATCTTGCCGGAATTGTAGCCTGGAATCTTGGTGCAGATCCTGGGTTGATGTGGCTCCTGATCTATTTTGTCATCGCCGTTTACTATGTCAAACGGTATTTTGATAAACGGGAAATGGTTCGATTAATTAATGAAAATTTCGACCAGGTCGAACAAATTGCTACATCTCCGACCATCCAGCAGAACATCTGGAGAATAGCGATAACTACACCTACGAATTATTATGTAGGACGTGCCGAAAACGGCCATATCACCATACTGGATAAATTCGTAAATAAACCGATTAATTATGAGGATCCTGTGGTGCAAAAGGCTTTAACAGATCATAATATCAAGGCATTTTTATCCTTTTCTCCTGTGTACCGCTATGAAATCACCTATTTTGATGAATACACAGAGGTACGCTTTATTGATTTACGTTATCGTTCTAAAGGCCGCTATCCATTCGTTGCTCTTGCCCAGATTGATGATGAACATGGAGATGACTTAAAGATATTAAATTCCTACACCGGATGGGTGTTTACGGAAGAAAAGCTTCAGAATAAGGTTAGTCCGATTCCTGAGTCGAAAGGTTAA